In the genome of Ciona intestinalis unplaced genomic scaffold, KH HT000508.1, whole genome shotgun sequence, one region contains:
- the zf(c2h2)-60 gene encoding uncharacterized protein zf(c2h2)-60 isoform X1, which yields MACMPCKYLVVFNSTKKVITCNKTEIPDKIMDSFKLDQGFDMKLFDEDFEEWVSISDNLNELPSKGKLRVVTEEDVESDCTVPLNTSSESEESMARGETSKSWLLSYSLPKFPAFISDILETNEEISTHTRKKIGQIIFDSMACYTLYPTSFEYKSVCMALLKKYPNLADKSTKDVTGTWLVSLRQRFRDMRRPMYNNDTVKAMKRKYGFHARRDDDQLQSAKRVFVVGIVWFDVVCIKARFEISQASDCTEDATSIKLHIKALDAELKKKERNLDILQDRMSRTYSIRRKEVQEGDLSILDIISKYSALRLPLCFLEEAQRVFKADIQAKLNAVNPNIWKKLGNLTKIAKPCELDKWMVDEKSLALLFLPRVFKEETELYMIYNMKKEELWLPESPYPCMVISKNEIGIYVQRVFLFNAENANAAAVMVFACYWVFDIEFPKKNRKSLSLLAALAEIEENVSTPVQRILNTIR from the exons ATGGCTTGTATGCCTTGTAAATATCTAGTTGTATTTAACagtacaaaaaaagttattacatGCAACAAAACTGAAATCCCTGACAAAATAATGGACAGTTTCAAACTTGATCAAGGTTTTGATATGAAATTGTTTGATGAGGATTTTGAAGAATGGGTTAGTATATCCGACAACTTGAATGAACTCCCGTCAAAAGGCAAGCTTCGTGTTGTAACTGAAG AGGATGTTGAATCCGATTGTACTGTACCATTAAATACTTCGTCGGAATCGGAAGAAAGCATGGCACGTGGGGAAACAAGTAAATCATGGCTGTTATCATACTCTCTGCCAAAGTTCCCTGCATTCATTTCTGACATATTGGAGACAAACGAAGAAATATCGACACACACTAGAAAAAAGATTGGACAAATCATTTTTGATTCCATGGCTTGTTACACACT ATATCCCACTTCATTTGAATATAAATCTGTTTGCATGgcactgttaaaaaaatatccgaACCTGGCCGATAAGAGTACAAAAGATGTTACA GGTACATGGCTAGTAAGTCTTAGACAAAGGTTCAGGGATATGCGAAGACCCATGTATAACAATGATACAGTGAAAGCTATGAAAAGGAAATATGGTTTTCATGCTAGGAGAGACGATGACCAGTTACAATCAGCAAAGCGTGTGTTTGTGGTAGGTATAGTTTGGTTTGATGTAGTATGCATTAAGGCAAGGTTTGAAATTTCACAGGCATCCGATTGTACGGAGGATGCAACAAGTATCAAACTACACATAAAAGCCTTGGATGCCGAACTTAAGAAAAAGGAAAGAAATCTTGATATATTGCAAGACAGAATGTCCAGAACTTACAGCATACGCAGAAAAGAGGTTCAGGAAGGGGACTTAAGTATTTTGGACATTATATCAAAGTACTCCGCTTTAAGATTACCATTATGT TTTCTGGAAGAAGCACAACGTGTTTTCAAAGCTGATATACAAGCTAAGTTAAATGCAGTGAATCCTAACATTTGGAAAAAACTGGGAAACTTAACTAAAATTGCCAAACCATGTGAATTGGATAAGTGGATGGTTGATG aAAAGAGTTTGGCACTACTCTTTCTTCCAAGAGTATTTAAAGAAGAAACAGAACTTTACATGATCTATAACATG AAAAAGGAGGAATTGTGGCTTCCAGAGAGTCCCTATCCATGTATGGTCatttcaaaaaatgaaattggCATATATGTTCAAAGGGTTTTTTTGTTCAACGCTGAAAATGCAAACGCAGCTGCAGTGATGGTTTTTGCATGTTATTGGGTTTTTGATATTGAATTTCCCAAAAAAAATCGTAAATCTTTGTCACTGTTGGCCGCCTTGGCCGAAATAGAGGAAAACGTTAGCACGCCTGTGCAGCGCATTTTGAACACAATACGTTGA
- the zf(c2h2)-60 gene encoding uncharacterized protein zf(c2h2)-60 isoform X2, which yields MACMPCKYLVVFNSTKKVITCNKTEIPDKIMDSFKLDQGFDMKLFDEDFEEWVSISDNLNELPSKGKLRVVTEEDVESDCTVPLNTSSESEESMARGETSKSWLLSYSLPKFPAFISDILETNEEISTHTRKKIGQIIFDSMACYTLYPTSFEYKSVCMALLKKYPNLADKSTKDVTGTWLVSLRQRFRDMRRPMYNNDTVKAMKRKYGFHARRDDDQLQSAKRVFVASDCTEDATSIKLHIKALDAELKKKERNLDILQDRMSRTYSIRRKEVQEGDLSILDIISKYSALRLPLCFLEEAQRVFKADIQAKLNAVNPNIWKKLGNLTKIAKPCELDKWMVDEKSLALLFLPRVFKEETELYMIYNMKKEELWLPESPYPCMVISKNEIGIYVQRVFLFNAENANAAAVMVFACYWVFDIEFPKKNRKSLSLLAALAEIEENVSTPVQRILNTIR from the exons ATGGCTTGTATGCCTTGTAAATATCTAGTTGTATTTAACagtacaaaaaaagttattacatGCAACAAAACTGAAATCCCTGACAAAATAATGGACAGTTTCAAACTTGATCAAGGTTTTGATATGAAATTGTTTGATGAGGATTTTGAAGAATGGGTTAGTATATCCGACAACTTGAATGAACTCCCGTCAAAAGGCAAGCTTCGTGTTGTAACTGAAG AGGATGTTGAATCCGATTGTACTGTACCATTAAATACTTCGTCGGAATCGGAAGAAAGCATGGCACGTGGGGAAACAAGTAAATCATGGCTGTTATCATACTCTCTGCCAAAGTTCCCTGCATTCATTTCTGACATATTGGAGACAAACGAAGAAATATCGACACACACTAGAAAAAAGATTGGACAAATCATTTTTGATTCCATGGCTTGTTACACACT ATATCCCACTTCATTTGAATATAAATCTGTTTGCATGgcactgttaaaaaaatatccgaACCTGGCCGATAAGAGTACAAAAGATGTTACA GGTACATGGCTAGTAAGTCTTAGACAAAGGTTCAGGGATATGCGAAGACCCATGTATAACAATGATACAGTGAAAGCTATGAAAAGGAAATATGGTTTTCATGCTAGGAGAGACGATGACCAGTTACAATCAGCAAAGCGTGTGTTTGTG GCATCCGATTGTACGGAGGATGCAACAAGTATCAAACTACACATAAAAGCCTTGGATGCCGAACTTAAGAAAAAGGAAAGAAATCTTGATATATTGCAAGACAGAATGTCCAGAACTTACAGCATACGCAGAAAAGAGGTTCAGGAAGGGGACTTAAGTATTTTGGACATTATATCAAAGTACTCCGCTTTAAGATTACCATTATGT TTTCTGGAAGAAGCACAACGTGTTTTCAAAGCTGATATACAAGCTAAGTTAAATGCAGTGAATCCTAACATTTGGAAAAAACTGGGAAACTTAACTAAAATTGCCAAACCATGTGAATTGGATAAGTGGATGGTTGATG aAAAGAGTTTGGCACTACTCTTTCTTCCAAGAGTATTTAAAGAAGAAACAGAACTTTACATGATCTATAACATG AAAAAGGAGGAATTGTGGCTTCCAGAGAGTCCCTATCCATGTATGGTCatttcaaaaaatgaaattggCATATATGTTCAAAGGGTTTTTTTGTTCAACGCTGAAAATGCAAACGCAGCTGCAGTGATGGTTTTTGCATGTTATTGGGTTTTTGATATTGAATTTCCCAAAAAAAATCGTAAATCTTTGTCACTGTTGGCCGCCTTGGCCGAAATAGAGGAAAACGTTAGCACGCCTGTGCAGCGCATTTTGAACACAATACGTTGA